From Candidatus Neomarinimicrobiota bacterium, a single genomic window includes:
- the folP gene encoding dihydropteroate synthase — MDLESRGCISMLAELLKLRRTLIMGVVNVTPDSFSDGGLFNTKEKAVEHALRLVREGADIIDVGGESSRPESHPVSPREEKSRVLPTIEALSSRLDLPISIDTRRSSVARAALQSGAKLVNDITGLRHDPRMADLVASSDVHVVIMHMKGVPETMQVNPHYDDLMLELVDFFRERTDYALSSGIRKDRIILDPGIGFGKRVGDNFVILNSLERIVDLGYPVMVGPSRKSFIGLTLDLPSDDRLEGTAASVTTCVLGGARIVRVHDVKQMKRVVTIADAIHMNGVVE, encoded by the coding sequence GTGGACCTTGAGTCCCGAGGCTGTATCTCCATGCTGGCCGAACTTCTGAAACTCCGAAGAACGTTGATCATGGGAGTCGTGAACGTTACGCCTGATTCCTTTTCAGATGGAGGACTGTTCAACACGAAAGAGAAAGCGGTGGAGCACGCCCTTCGCCTGGTGAGAGAGGGGGCGGATATCATTGATGTGGGCGGAGAATCGTCCCGTCCCGAGTCCCACCCGGTAAGTCCCCGTGAGGAAAAGTCACGGGTATTGCCCACTATTGAAGCACTTTCATCCCGGCTCGACCTTCCCATTTCTATCGATACGCGAAGGTCATCGGTGGCACGCGCCGCCCTGCAGTCGGGAGCCAAGCTCGTTAATGATATTACCGGACTTCGACATGATCCCAGAATGGCCGATCTGGTCGCCAGTTCAGACGTACACGTGGTCATCATGCACATGAAAGGAGTTCCCGAGACCATGCAGGTGAATCCGCATTATGATGACCTGATGCTCGAATTGGTCGACTTTTTCAGGGAACGCACGGATTATGCCCTGAGTTCGGGAATCCGGAAGGACCGGATAATTCTGGATCCAGGGATCGGCTTCGGAAAACGGGTAGGTGACAATTTTGTCATACTCAACTCCCTTGAGAGAATTGTCGATCTGGGATATCCCGTCATGGTGGGACCCTCACGCAAATCGTTTATCGGACTGACCCTCGACCTTCCTTCAGATGACAGACTTGAGGGAACGGCTGCGAGCGTGACGACATGCGTGTTAGGTGGTGCCAGAATCGTTCGAGTGCATGATGTGAAACAGATGAAAC